From the genome of Deinococcus ruber, one region includes:
- the lgt gene encoding prolipoprotein diacylglyceryl transferase — protein MNPVAFQIGSFTVAWYGILITAGILLGAQIGTRLARQRHLNVDLFQSMVLWSVLWGVVGARVVFVATSWNLFAGKRGLTLLYDMINIRQGGISIHGGLIAGILVLVYYARRYRLNFYQYADLFVPAVPLGIIGGRLGNIMNGSDTVGRVTNWAVGFHWPASARAFHTSVCSPATPLNLVQYCQNLAGQQVMTAPVHFTQLYGVIIGVLLSIGTVFWMRSRIPGWAFWQFWLWYSVLRAGWEETFRLNPLPWKIYLSEGLDKAGIGLFTETQLISIPLIMISVVMLLRLRARAVSVRTPDPRSS, from the coding sequence ATGAACCCCGTTGCTTTTCAGATCGGTTCGTTCACCGTCGCGTGGTACGGCATCCTCATCACGGCGGGGATCCTCCTGGGTGCGCAGATCGGCACCCGCCTCGCCCGGCAGCGGCATCTGAATGTCGATCTGTTTCAGAGCATGGTGCTGTGGTCCGTGCTGTGGGGGGTGGTCGGGGCGCGGGTGGTGTTCGTGGCGACCTCCTGGAATCTCTTCGCGGGAAAACGCGGCCTGACCCTGCTGTACGACATGATCAACATCCGCCAGGGCGGCATCAGCATTCATGGCGGTCTGATCGCCGGGATCCTGGTGCTGGTGTACTACGCCCGCCGTTACCGCCTGAACTTCTACCAGTACGCCGATCTGTTCGTGCCTGCGGTACCGCTGGGCATCATCGGTGGCCGACTTGGGAACATCATGAACGGCTCTGATACCGTCGGGCGGGTGACCAACTGGGCCGTGGGGTTTCACTGGCCCGCCAGCGCGCGGGCGTTTCACACTTCAGTCTGCAGCCCAGCCACCCCACTGAATCTGGTGCAGTACTGCCAGAACCTTGCGGGCCAGCAGGTGATGACCGCGCCGGTTCACTTCACCCAATTGTATGGGGTGATCATCGGCGTGCTGCTCTCGATCGGCACGGTATTCTGGATGCGGTCGCGGATTCCCGGCTGGGCGTTCTGGCAGTTCTGGCTGTGGTACAGCGTGCTGCGGGCCGGCTGGGAGGAGACCTTCCGGCTGAACCCGCTGCCGTGGAAGATCTACCTGTCCGAGGGTCTGGACAAGGCGGGCATCGGTCTGTTCACGGAAACGCAGCTCATCAGCATTCCACTGATCATGATCTCGGTGGTGATGCTCCTGCGGCTCCGAGCCCGTGCGGTGTCGGTGCGCACTCCTGATCCACGTTCGAGCTGA
- a CDS encoding C40 family peptidase, with the protein MRSLRSVSLLVALLLLTSGWSFAAPATLGSYVVQQGDTVTLLAQRWGVDSALIVRLNHLTSTDLRVGQQLLFQAPAGELPVSTHTVQAGQTLYSIARLYQSTAAELQILNQLSRPDLQVGQVLLLPSAAPQALMTAPATLPALVPPATLTIPDTVAPTQHQVLAGETLYGLARQYNLKVSDLMALNRLTSSTLTVGQLVQLPPPGGVPAGNNAKSDVSDSSSGPSSDAALPQDWQRLAMSLVGVPYQYGGSSRLGTDCSGLVLQIFAPLGLQLPRQSALQASVGQPVNLNDLQPGDLVFFDTIGRGTVTHEGVYLGGGAFINANSFDGRVAVNQMTEPYFSQRFLSARRILGVLGLRN; encoded by the coding sequence ATGCGTTCATTGCGTTCCGTTTCTCTGCTGGTGGCGCTGCTCCTTCTGACGTCAGGTTGGTCGTTCGCTGCCCCTGCAACGCTCGGCAGTTATGTCGTTCAGCAGGGTGACACGGTCACCCTGCTGGCCCAACGGTGGGGAGTGGACAGCGCCCTGATCGTCCGTCTCAACCACCTCACGAGCACCGACCTGCGAGTCGGTCAGCAGTTGCTCTTCCAGGCCCCTGCGGGTGAGCTGCCTGTATCCACCCACACGGTGCAGGCTGGACAGACGCTCTACAGCATCGCCCGTCTGTACCAGAGCACCGCTGCGGAACTCCAAATCCTCAATCAGCTGTCACGTCCTGACCTGCAGGTCGGACAGGTCCTCCTGCTTCCATCCGCCGCGCCCCAGGCCCTCATGACAGCACCGGCTACACTTCCCGCCCTCGTCCCTCCAGCCACGCTGACCATCCCTGACACGGTTGCTCCCACCCAGCATCAGGTGCTGGCGGGAGAGACGCTGTATGGCCTGGCGCGGCAGTACAACCTGAAGGTCAGCGATCTGATGGCGCTCAACCGACTCACCAGTTCCACCCTGACGGTCGGCCAACTTGTACAACTTCCGCCGCCTGGGGGCGTTCCTGCAGGGAACAACGCTAAATCCGACGTATCCGATTCTTCAAGCGGGCCATCCAGTGACGCTGCTCTCCCTCAGGACTGGCAGCGCTTGGCCATGAGCCTGGTGGGGGTGCCGTATCAGTACGGAGGAAGTTCACGGCTTGGGACCGACTGCAGCGGCTTGGTTCTGCAGATCTTCGCCCCTCTCGGGTTGCAGTTGCCCAGACAGAGCGCCCTGCAGGCTTCAGTTGGGCAACCCGTCAATCTCAACGACCTTCAACCAGGCGACCTGGTCTTCTTTGACACCATCGGGCGCGGCACGGTGACCCATGAGGGTGTGTATCTGGGCGGCGGAGCATTCATCAATGCGAACTCATTCGACGGGCGTGTCGCTGTGAACCAGATGACAGAGCCTTACTTTTCGCAGCGATTTCTGAGCGCAAGACGGATTCTCGGTGTGCTGGGATTGCGAAATTGA
- a CDS encoding M23 family metallopeptidase, translating to MKFNLLALAACVLMSAAHAATNTYTVKAGDTLTRIARAQRLNIDALRAVNPTLNQSSVLKVGQVLRFPIITRTSRTVQTAVIRPAGIRVNWSLPVQGVITTPYFGTPEHAGIDIAAPLGTLIRVSRPGQVIESRFDPRTGWGWTIVIDYGNGAQARYSHNQMNLVRVGDTVQPGQVIARLGSTGNSTGPHVDYRVTFNGVPVNPLALQ from the coding sequence GTGAAGTTCAACCTTTTGGCACTCGCTGCCTGCGTGCTCATGAGCGCAGCGCACGCTGCAACAAACACCTACACCGTCAAAGCTGGCGACACGCTCACCCGCATTGCCCGGGCGCAACGCCTGAATATTGACGCGCTGCGGGCCGTCAATCCTACCCTCAATCAGTCGTCCGTGCTCAAAGTCGGGCAGGTGCTGCGCTTCCCCATTATCACCAGAACCTCACGCACTGTGCAAACGGCGGTCATCCGTCCCGCTGGCATCCGCGTGAACTGGAGCTTGCCCGTTCAGGGCGTCATTACCACACCTTACTTCGGGACGCCGGAGCATGCCGGCATCGACATCGCGGCACCACTGGGCACCCTGATCCGCGTGTCCCGGCCTGGACAGGTGATCGAATCTCGCTTCGACCCCCGCACCGGTTGGGGTTGGACGATCGTCATCGACTATGGGAATGGGGCTCAGGCGCGGTACAGCCACAACCAGATGAATCTGGTTCGGGTCGGCGACACCGTCCAGCCAGGGCAGGTCATTGCCCGCCTCGGCTCCACCGGCAATAGCACCGGGCCGCATGTCGACTATCGGGTGACCTTCAACGGCGTCCCTGTCAATCCGCTGGCCCTTCAATGA
- a CDS encoding N-acetylmuramoyl-L-alanine amidase family protein, which translates to MSTCCVLGGLLLLPLSALGSAAVPRVGTHDGFTRLVIDLPGPTPVRSVLTQGNTVLTVSVKGPLGASQGPLRAAGVVAYVTTPQRLTVQLAAGTRGASVRVLPASGTLPDRLVIDVPVASSSALAPVKAAPAPRQARLSLVRPAVRQPILRVVLDAGHGGVDAGMSSPWVTEKAITLDVALRVRTYLLQRGVQVIMVRSSDTQLSVNKRDDLERRARLGSAASVNAYVSIHVNSSDGAASGIETYYFGTAGSDAAGSIAVLENGGGSTGRALTRQASATAQTLVGDLLSQAKLTFSAQLARSIQGQLIGLTGATDRGVRSDAFYVIRNPAIPAILTEIGFGSNAEEGAKLAQAGYRERVAGAIAQGILKFLNHPL; encoded by the coding sequence GTGTCCACATGCTGCGTTCTGGGCGGGCTGCTGCTCCTTCCACTGTCCGCGCTCGGCAGCGCTGCGGTGCCCCGGGTGGGCACGCATGACGGCTTTACCCGGCTGGTGATCGACCTGCCAGGGCCGACACCTGTCCGGAGTGTCCTGACGCAGGGCAACACGGTGCTAACGGTGAGTGTGAAGGGGCCGCTCGGTGCGTCGCAGGGGCCGTTAAGGGCCGCCGGGGTGGTGGCGTATGTCACCACCCCGCAGCGGCTGACGGTGCAGCTGGCCGCTGGAACACGCGGCGCGTCGGTGCGGGTGCTGCCTGCGAGCGGCACGCTGCCTGACCGACTGGTGATTGACGTGCCTGTGGCGTCCAGCTCGGCACTTGCTCCGGTGAAGGCTGCGCCCGCACCTCGTCAGGCACGCCTGTCTTTGGTGCGGCCTGCCGTTCGTCAGCCGATCCTGAGGGTGGTGCTGGATGCTGGGCACGGTGGCGTGGACGCAGGCATGAGCAGTCCCTGGGTGACGGAGAAGGCCATCACGCTGGACGTCGCGTTGCGTGTCCGGACCTACCTGCTCCAGCGGGGTGTCCAGGTGATCATGGTGCGTTCCAGTGATACGCAACTGTCGGTGAATAAACGCGACGACCTGGAACGGCGTGCCCGGTTGGGGAGTGCTGCCAGCGTGAATGCCTATGTCAGCATTCACGTGAACAGCAGTGATGGAGCTGCCAGTGGGATCGAAACGTATTATTTCGGAACGGCCGGGTCAGACGCGGCGGGTTCCATCGCGGTGTTGGAGAACGGCGGCGGCAGCACCGGGCGGGCGTTGACCCGGCAGGCCAGCGCGACCGCGCAAACCCTGGTGGGGGATCTGCTGTCTCAGGCCAAGCTTACCTTCAGCGCTCAACTGGCACGCAGCATCCAAGGACAGCTGATCGGGCTGACTGGAGCCACCGACCGTGGTGTTCGATCGGACGCGTTTTATGTGATTCGCAATCCGGCCATCCCGGCGATCCTGACCGAAATCGGCTTTGGCTCCAACGCCGAGGAAGGTGCGAAGCTGGCGCAGGCCGGGTACCGCGAACGCGTAGCAGGTGCGATTGCGCAGGGAATCCTGAAATTCCTGAATCACCCGCTGTGA
- a CDS encoding four-helix bundle copper-binding protein → MTMKMNMTPELQACLDACLTCLAACEHCATACLAEDDVKMMAACVRLDRDCADACAFTARLLMRASELYPQACGMCAEACDRCAAECEKHAAHHDHCRQCAEACRACAAQCRKMAA, encoded by the coding sequence ATGACCATGAAGATGAACATGACGCCGGAACTTCAAGCCTGCCTCGATGCTTGCCTGACGTGTCTGGCGGCCTGTGAACACTGTGCCACGGCGTGTCTGGCTGAGGATGACGTCAAGATGATGGCCGCGTGCGTCCGGCTTGACCGTGACTGTGCGGATGCGTGTGCCTTCACGGCCCGGCTGTTGATGCGGGCCAGTGAGCTGTATCCGCAGGCCTGCGGGATGTGTGCAGAGGCCTGTGACCGCTGCGCTGCCGAGTGTGAGAAGCATGCCGCGCATCACGATCACTGCCGTCAGTGTGCCGAAGCGTGTCGCGCCTGCGCTGCTCAATGCCGCAAGATGGCCGCCTGA
- a CDS encoding DUF3105 domain-containing protein, with product MRIRASQRVLRARISVAGLTLLTACSSTPTIQGLKTYSYPSGQHQPNLITYKESPSVGGPHNPTWQNCGVYPAPLFQMYVTHSLEHGAVSITYRPGLPDVQRQVLRDVARTHSYVLLSPFDNQQAPIVLSAWGAQLGVEDASDSRVQAFLQRYEQAKSSPEPGAPCQGGVSSTT from the coding sequence ATGAGGATCCGTGCGTCGCAACGCGTCCTGCGGGCCCGCATAAGCGTCGCCGGGCTGACCCTACTGACCGCCTGTAGTAGCACTCCCACCATTCAAGGACTCAAGACGTACAGCTATCCCAGTGGTCAACATCAACCGAACCTGATCACCTACAAAGAATCCCCCAGCGTGGGCGGACCCCACAACCCCACCTGGCAGAATTGTGGTGTCTACCCAGCTCCGCTCTTCCAGATGTATGTCACGCATAGCCTTGAACATGGTGCCGTTTCGATCACCTACCGTCCTGGCTTGCCGGACGTCCAACGACAAGTGCTGAGAGATGTAGCGCGCACCCACAGCTACGTGCTGCTCTCCCCTTTCGACAATCAGCAGGCACCGATTGTCCTGAGTGCCTGGGGTGCCCAGCTGGGTGTCGAGGACGCCAGTGATTCCCGCGTGCAGGCATTCCTCCAGCGCTATGAGCAGGCCAAGTCTTCCCCGGAGCCGGGCGCACCGTGTCAAGGCGGCGTGAGCAGCACCACCTGA
- a CDS encoding type II restriction endonuclease: MNGTVTDSPDAPLTTLIRRWREDPGATYQTWFLWEERLKNFRSIRRGLQTVVREIRDDTFGSQYRGSSLETVVHSIAEQRQIFRGADHAFLWKPKLRIPDIYESPANQRAFGHFLDTCVGCTTADELVDAVRNLDRHHIKGLGPAAANLMYFLHPTHMPPFNTAIVNGYNALTGANVKLGKWEEYLALRSGLLRLTTEHRSLLSNDLGAVAGLMFDLGSGRYSPPPQAGDPHALQLWQADLARVREETAAAANARRLARDNDRTHTEVQGWLRDLGKALGFQVWIAANDVSRPHDGGTLGDGCLTTLPPSIAGRPGADAVRLIDVLWLDSTAEVAAAFEVEHTTSIYSGIVRMLDLALGAPSQATARLFLVAPDEREQDVISQVRRPAFSRVRELDVQYLPYSALERHREAMGRFGQGLKAVEAVSRRLNDLG, from the coding sequence GTGAACGGCACCGTGACGGACTCTCCTGACGCGCCCCTCACCACCCTCATCCGACGCTGGCGGGAGGATCCAGGTGCAACCTACCAAACCTGGTTCCTCTGGGAGGAACGACTCAAAAACTTCCGCTCGATCCGCCGCGGACTTCAGACGGTCGTCCGTGAGATCCGGGACGACACTTTCGGAAGCCAGTACCGGGGTTCCAGTCTGGAAACGGTGGTGCACTCGATTGCCGAACAACGTCAGATCTTCCGGGGCGCTGACCACGCCTTTCTCTGGAAGCCCAAGCTGCGGATTCCGGATATCTACGAAAGCCCAGCGAACCAGCGGGCGTTCGGGCACTTTCTCGATACCTGTGTCGGCTGCACCACTGCCGACGAGCTGGTGGACGCCGTGAGGAACCTCGACCGCCACCACATCAAGGGACTCGGGCCGGCGGCGGCGAACCTGATGTATTTCCTGCACCCCACCCACATGCCCCCATTCAATACCGCCATCGTGAACGGCTACAACGCGTTGACAGGCGCGAACGTGAAACTCGGCAAGTGGGAGGAGTATCTCGCGCTGCGCAGCGGTCTGCTGCGTCTGACGACCGAACACCGCTCCCTGCTGTCAAACGACCTCGGAGCCGTTGCTGGGCTGATGTTCGACCTCGGCAGCGGGCGCTACAGCCCGCCCCCTCAGGCGGGCGACCCCCACGCCCTGCAGCTGTGGCAGGCTGACCTGGCCCGTGTTCGTGAGGAGACGGCGGCGGCTGCGAACGCCAGGCGTCTTGCCCGTGACAACGACCGCACGCATACTGAAGTGCAGGGGTGGCTACGTGACCTCGGAAAAGCCCTGGGATTTCAAGTGTGGATTGCGGCCAATGACGTCTCGCGCCCGCACGACGGTGGCACACTGGGGGACGGCTGCCTCACGACCCTGCCACCCAGCATTGCCGGCCGTCCAGGAGCCGACGCTGTCCGGCTGATCGATGTGTTGTGGCTGGACAGCACCGCTGAAGTGGCCGCTGCCTTCGAAGTCGAACACACCACCAGCATCTATTCCGGCATCGTCCGAATGCTCGACTTGGCGTTGGGCGCGCCGAGCCAGGCAACCGCGCGGCTCTTCCTGGTCGCGCCGGACGAACGGGAGCAGGACGTGATCAGCCAGGTGCGCCGGCCAGCGTTCAGCCGAGTTCGGGAGTTGGACGTGCAGTACCTGCCGTACAGCGCACTGGAACGTCACCGCGAAGCAATGGGCCGGTTCGGACAGGGCCTCAAGGCAGTGGAAGCAGTGTCCCGTCGCCTGAACGACCTCGGCTAA
- a CDS encoding multicopper oxidase family protein, whose product MTTKHRALLLFSAATLTGLSWWAAAATPSGSGQRTPSMPGMAMPDKPVAAPFKRVPASQLPAATITGPTRMGTLVMPPGMIMTSTTSMAAMKDMAAVDPAQVKVSAAPTARGDLPLAPRLVNGVKEFRLTLGLTNWTILPTRQVAAYAVNGQVPGPRLRFEQGDRIRVIVKNTLPEATSIHWHGLILDNRMDGVGGVTQPSIAPGATFTYSFTAVQAGTYFYHSHTQVDRQQGLGLYGALIIDPTTRAANIARIRALTTPGDPATALASPQDEPRADKEYVLQLQEWLWRDGYTFPAMIMEGALPNYFTINGKAYPSTDTIQLKVGQSVKLRFIGTNNNFVHPMHVHGGPFEVVARDGLTLKPSARFLADTVNVGPGQRYDVIWKARKSGTWLVHCHIPHHTVNDNVEEQGGGGLTMKIVVKG is encoded by the coding sequence ATGACGACGAAGCACCGAGCCCTTCTGCTGTTCAGCGCGGCAACCCTCACCGGCCTGAGCTGGTGGGCTGCTGCTGCCACCCCCTCTGGATCCGGCCAGCGCACCCCGAGCATGCCGGGCATGGCGATGCCGGACAAGCCGGTTGCTGCTCCCTTCAAGCGTGTGCCGGCGAGTCAACTGCCTGCAGCGACCATCACTGGCCCCACGCGGATGGGGACGCTGGTGATGCCGCCGGGCATGATCATGACCAGCACCACCAGCATGGCGGCCATGAAGGATATGGCGGCGGTGGATCCAGCCCAGGTGAAGGTTTCAGCCGCGCCGACCGCCCGGGGTGATCTGCCGCTTGCGCCGAGGCTGGTGAACGGGGTGAAGGAATTCCGGTTGACGCTCGGGCTGACGAACTGGACGATCCTCCCGACCCGCCAGGTGGCCGCGTACGCGGTGAATGGGCAGGTACCGGGCCCACGCCTGCGGTTCGAGCAGGGAGACCGCATCCGGGTGATCGTGAAGAACACCCTGCCGGAAGCGACATCCATCCACTGGCATGGCCTGATTCTCGACAACCGGATGGACGGCGTGGGGGGCGTGACGCAGCCGTCCATCGCTCCGGGGGCGACCTTCACCTACTCCTTCACCGCTGTCCAGGCGGGCACGTATTTCTATCACTCGCACACGCAGGTGGATCGTCAGCAGGGGCTCGGGCTGTATGGCGCGCTGATCATCGATCCCACCACGCGCGCGGCGAACATCGCGCGGATTCGGGCGCTGACCACGCCCGGTGACCCCGCGACGGCCCTCGCGTCCCCTCAGGATGAACCCCGGGCCGACAAGGAGTACGTCCTGCAACTTCAGGAGTGGCTGTGGCGCGACGGGTACACCTTTCCCGCGATGATCATGGAGGGCGCGTTGCCGAACTACTTCACCATCAACGGCAAAGCCTATCCGTCCACCGACACCATCCAACTCAAGGTCGGGCAGAGCGTGAAACTACGCTTCATCGGCACCAACAACAACTTCGTCCATCCGATGCATGTGCATGGGGGCCCTTTCGAGGTCGTCGCGCGGGACGGCCTGACCCTGAAGCCGTCGGCCCGCTTCCTGGCCGACACGGTGAACGTCGGGCCTGGTCAGCGCTACGACGTCATCTGGAAGGCCAGGAAGTCCGGCACGTGGCTGGTGCATTGCCATATCCCGCACCACACGGTAAACGACAACGTCGAGGAGCAGGGCGGGGGCGGTCTGACGATGAAGATCGTCGTGAAGGGCTGA
- a CDS encoding class I SAM-dependent methyltransferase encodes MSAPLDVACGTGHSTAAARLLASQVTGTDGSPAMLSEAHTRFPELSFVEAAAEQLPFETDTFDLVTIAMAFNAFAQGAFLQEAHRVLKHPGWLVVYQSEFLGDMAEHLAFKAWLGTGFAPKFPQALSPAEPLWVDVKHATGFEVGVLERFTTSVHWTPEQPMTYLTTLGRTVAVIEGGEHAS; translated from the coding sequence TTGTCCGCGCCGCTGGATGTCGCCTGTGGAACCGGCCATTCGACCGCCGCAGCGCGACTACTCGCCTCGCAGGTCACTGGAACGGACGGTTCACCTGCCATGCTCAGCGAGGCCCACACCCGCTTCCCGGAGCTGAGCTTTGTCGAAGCAGCGGCAGAGCAACTCCCGTTTGAGACGGACACCTTCGATCTGGTGACCATCGCGATGGCGTTCAATGCCTTTGCTCAGGGGGCGTTCTTGCAGGAAGCCCACCGGGTGCTGAAGCATCCGGGCTGGCTGGTGGTTTACCAGTCCGAGTTTCTGGGCGACATGGCTGAACATCTGGCCTTCAAGGCCTGGCTTGGAACGGGCTTCGCCCCCAAGTTCCCACAGGCGCTGTCGCCCGCAGAACCGCTCTGGGTCGATGTGAAGCACGCGACAGGATTTGAAGTTGGTGTACTCGAACGCTTCACGACGTCGGTGCACTGGACACCGGAGCAACCCATGACCTACCTGACGACGCTCGGCAGAACCGTCGCGGTCATCGAAGGGGGGGAACATGCGTCTTGA
- the lnt gene encoding apolipoprotein N-acyltransferase — protein sequence MRRAHARTQVWRTERPVGFRRWRERLGMRTAAPFWGFPLVLGMLSGLALLSALGAPVLTLTLSVVLASVQARAPARAAQWMFAFALGFYGAHLQWLFTSLNRILGEPAGMLVVPLVVLLAGGLTGVVWLTRRLSGRWLLLALPAAWILFDWGRTLGPLGFPWGSVGYAASRTPALQLASVGGVPLLAGVMLGSAALLAHRTRWSISMAGMLWGLALLLGVLLTAPTPAATRTALLVQGSIDPRAKFRGTVDASRLYRDLTRSARLLRPADVVLWPETALPVLPADLARWPNLSLPGVPLITGAADQQPGAVYNSAVALSDAGVFRYDKVRTVPFGETFPGWASLGWLYRPVLAALGVPELRNVTPGTRAAVLRAGALRYAVSICYESVFPGLARRAVRDGAQVLVTLSNDAWFGQSAGAEQHFQMGRVRAVETRRSWLRAGNDGVTAVTDPYGRVQARLARGVRGTLQAGFTPLGSLSVYVRFGDWMVALAAVALLNCCLQGDRMKRVHR from the coding sequence ATGCGGCGTGCTCATGCGCGCACTCAGGTGTGGCGGACGGAGCGTCCGGTAGGATTTCGGAGGTGGCGTGAGCGGCTGGGCATGCGGACAGCGGCTCCCTTCTGGGGGTTCCCGCTGGTGCTGGGGATGCTCAGTGGTCTGGCTCTGCTGTCTGCGTTGGGCGCGCCCGTGCTGACCCTGACCCTCAGCGTGGTGTTGGCCAGTGTGCAGGCGCGGGCGCCCGCGCGGGCCGCACAGTGGATGTTCGCGTTCGCCCTGGGCTTTTATGGTGCCCACCTGCAGTGGCTGTTCACGAGCCTCAACCGTATCCTCGGTGAACCGGCCGGAATGCTGGTGGTGCCGCTGGTGGTGCTGCTAGCGGGCGGGCTGACCGGGGTGGTGTGGCTGACCCGGCGGTTGAGCGGGCGCTGGCTGCTGCTGGCCCTCCCGGCCGCCTGGATCCTGTTCGACTGGGGGAGAACGCTGGGGCCGCTGGGGTTTCCTTGGGGGAGTGTCGGTTACGCAGCCAGCCGCACCCCCGCCCTGCAACTCGCGAGTGTCGGGGGGGTGCCGCTGCTGGCGGGCGTGATGCTGGGAAGCGCGGCCCTGCTCGCCCACCGAACGCGCTGGAGCATCAGCATGGCCGGGATGCTCTGGGGCCTGGCGCTGCTGCTGGGCGTGCTGCTGACCGCACCCACCCCCGCCGCGACACGCACAGCGCTCCTGGTTCAGGGATCGATCGATCCCCGGGCGAAGTTTCGCGGCACGGTGGACGCCTCCCGCCTGTACCGGGATCTCACCCGCTCCGCGCGCCTGCTCCGCCCTGCTGACGTGGTGCTGTGGCCGGAAACAGCCCTTCCTGTGCTCCCAGCCGACCTGGCACGCTGGCCGAACCTGAGCCTCCCAGGCGTTCCTCTCATCACCGGCGCGGCCGATCAGCAGCCAGGAGCGGTGTACAACAGCGCTGTTGCGCTGAGCGACGCAGGAGTCTTCCGGTATGACAAGGTACGAACCGTGCCGTTCGGGGAGACGTTCCCCGGCTGGGCGTCGCTGGGGTGGCTGTACCGCCCGGTGCTGGCAGCCCTGGGAGTACCGGAGCTACGCAATGTGACCCCCGGGACGCGGGCGGCGGTGCTGCGCGCGGGCGCGCTCCGGTACGCCGTGAGCATCTGCTACGAATCCGTGTTCCCCGGGCTGGCTCGCCGCGCTGTGCGTGACGGCGCGCAGGTGCTCGTGACCCTGTCGAATGACGCCTGGTTCGGGCAGAGCGCGGGTGCCGAGCAGCACTTCCAGATGGGCCGGGTTCGCGCCGTCGAGACTCGCCGCTCCTGGCTGCGCGCGGGCAACGACGGCGTCACCGCCGTGACCGACCCCTACGGGCGGGTGCAGGCGCGGCTCGCACGCGGCGTGCGCGGCACCCTGCAGGCCGGCTTCACGCCGCTCGGGTCGCTGAGCGTGTACGTGCGGTTCGGCGACTGGATGGTCGCCCTGGCCGCTGTTGCGTTGCTGAACTGTTGTCTTCAAGGAGACCGCATGAAGAGAGTTCATAGATGA
- the lepB gene encoding signal peptidase I, translating into MSDVPDAPVQVASMPVPPRWKRVWREVLQPVVIAVLFTQFVATMVGVDGASMMPSLRNGERVIVPKYETWLHKAGIGQYSRGDILIFRPPGTAVTSSFLGLWTYRPFLIKRLIGLPGDTVRLNQGKVYVNNRLISQTFTTAYWEAQGCWDTSSALANNASVDPLSASAIRTSITVPAGQYFVMGDNRTANGSEDSRLFGTVLSRDVAGRAALVVWPFLRRANATYDCSYRGRRPQDGVKTSGPLQENLRLLTRPGAFSLIR; encoded by the coding sequence ATGTCTGACGTGCCAGACGCTCCGGTTCAGGTCGCCAGCATGCCAGTTCCCCCCAGATGGAAACGTGTGTGGCGGGAAGTTCTTCAGCCTGTGGTCATCGCGGTGCTCTTCACGCAGTTCGTGGCCACCATGGTGGGGGTCGACGGCGCGAGCATGATGCCGTCGCTGCGCAACGGTGAACGCGTGATCGTGCCGAAGTACGAAACCTGGCTGCATAAGGCCGGCATTGGGCAGTACAGCCGTGGGGATATCCTGATTTTCAGACCGCCCGGAACCGCTGTCACCAGCTCGTTCCTGGGCCTGTGGACGTACCGTCCGTTCCTCATCAAGCGCTTGATCGGCCTGCCGGGCGACACGGTCCGACTCAATCAGGGGAAGGTGTACGTCAACAACCGCCTGATCAGTCAGACGTTCACCACCGCGTACTGGGAGGCCCAGGGCTGCTGGGACACCAGCAGTGCCCTTGCCAACAATGCGTCCGTGGATCCCCTGAGCGCCTCAGCGATTCGCACGTCCATCACGGTTCCTGCCGGGCAGTACTTCGTGATGGGGGACAACCGAACCGCCAACGGCAGTGAGGACTCTCGGCTGTTTGGGACGGTGCTCAGCCGGGACGTCGCGGGGCGCGCCGCGCTGGTCGTCTGGCCGTTCCTTCGCCGTGCCAACGCCACGTATGACTGCAGCTATCGTGGACGCAGGCCCCAGGACGGCGTGAAGACCAGTGGCCCCCTCCAGGAGAACCTGAGGCTCTTGACGCGGCCCGGAGCATTTTCGCTCATCCGCTGA